A single genomic interval of uncultured Pseudodesulfovibrio sp. harbors:
- the rplJ gene encoding 50S ribosomal protein L10: protein MNRQEKAQIIEQLNEKAARASIAVVTDFKGLTVEEMTQLRAKCFEAGVDYQVVKNTLARLALKDTEHGDLSEHFKENCAIALGYDDPVAAAKVLADFDKENKKFALRFGSLEGKFLDNDGVKELAKMPSKPELLSSVLGTMQAVPRNFVCLFANIERKFLYALTAIKEQKEAA from the coding sequence ATGAACAGGCAAGAAAAAGCCCAGATCATCGAGCAGCTGAACGAAAAAGCTGCGCGGGCGAGCATTGCCGTCGTTACCGACTTCAAGGGACTGACCGTGGAGGAGATGACTCAACTCCGCGCCAAGTGCTTCGAAGCTGGTGTAGACTACCAAGTCGTCAAGAACACCCTGGCCCGGTTGGCTCTCAAGGACACCGAACACGGTGACCTGAGCGAACACTTTAAAGAGAACTGCGCCATTGCGCTTGGTTACGACGATCCTGTCGCCGCAGCCAAGGTTCTGGCCGATTTCGACAAGGAAAACAAAAAGTTTGCCCTGCGTTTCGGTTCTCTTGAAGGGAAGTTTCTTGATAACGACGGCGTGAAGGAACTCGCCAAGATGCCCAGCAAGCCTGAGCTTCTGAGTTCCGTACTCGGCACTATGCAGGCCGTACCGCGCAATTTCGTTTGCTTGTTCGCAAACATCGAACGCAAATTCCTGTACGCTTTGACTGCGATCAAAGAACAGAAAGAAGCTGCGTAA
- the rplK gene encoding 50S ribosomal protein L11 — MAKKELGKIKLQIPAGSANPSPPVGPALGQHGVNIMEFCKAFNAKTQDQKGLIIPVVITVYQDRSFDFITKTPPASVLLLKAAKLEKGSGEPNKEKVGKVTRAQIQEIAEMKMPDLNANDIENAMLQIEGTARSMGIEVKG, encoded by the coding sequence ATGGCCAAGAAAGAATTAGGAAAGATCAAACTGCAGATTCCCGCAGGTAGCGCCAACCCTTCCCCGCCGGTCGGTCCGGCTCTGGGTCAGCACGGCGTTAACATCATGGAGTTCTGTAAGGCATTCAATGCCAAGACACAGGACCAGAAGGGACTTATTATCCCGGTCGTCATCACGGTCTATCAGGACCGTTCCTTCGACTTCATCACCAAGACTCCTCCGGCATCCGTGCTGCTGCTCAAGGCTGCCAAGCTGGAAAAGGGTTCCGGTGAGCCCAACAAGGAGAAGGTCGGCAAGGTTACCCGGGCTCAGATCCAGGAAATTGCTGAAATGAAGATGCCGGATTTGAACGCCAATGACATTGAGAACGCCATGCTTCAGATTGAGGGCACTGCCCGCAGCATGGGTATCGAAGTCAAGGGCTAG
- the rplL gene encoding 50S ribosomal protein L7/L12, translated as MADITKEQVVEFIGNMTVLELSEFIKELEDVFGVEAAAPAAAVVAAPAAGGEAAAEEKTEFDVILKGAGGNKIAVIKAVRAITGLGLKEAKAIVDEAPKALKEGVAKEEAEEAAKQLEEAGAEVEVK; from the coding sequence ATGGCTGATATCACCAAAGAACAGGTTGTCGAGTTCATCGGCAACATGACCGTCCTGGAACTGTCCGAATTCATCAAAGAGCTCGAAGACGTCTTCGGCGTTGAAGCTGCCGCTCCGGCTGCTGCCGTTGTCGCTGCTCCTGCTGCTGGTGGCGAAGCTGCCGCAGAAGAGAAGACCGAGTTCGACGTCATCCTGAAGGGTGCTGGCGGCAACAAGATTGCTGTCATCAAGGCAGTCCGCGCCATCACCGGCCTGGGCCTCAAGGAAGCCAAGGCTATCGTTGACGAAGCTCCCAAGGCTCTCAAGGAAGGCGTTGCCAAGGAAGAGGCTGAAGAAGCAGCCAAGCAGCTCGAAGAAGCTGGCGCCGAAGTTGAAGTCAAGTAA
- the rpoB gene encoding DNA-directed RNA polymerase subunit beta, which produces MGQLRKTFGNIVNTLPIPHLLELQVGSYKRFLQLDTPPTSRGDFGLEGVFRSVFPIEDFNKTASLDFVKYEIGDPKYDVDECISKGLTYETPIRITVRLVVFDVDEETDNRTIRDIKEQDIYFGTLPLMTEKGTYVINGTERVIVNQLQRSPGIIFEHDSGKSHSSRKVLYSSRIIPMRGSWLDFDFDHKDILYVRIDRRRKMPATILLKAMGLSRTDILDYFYDTETYNILKTKVQRHVVEDQYRKEAAFADIKIDDKVVTKKGASITKGAWRKLVRAEVKTIDVDPESLLGLYLAVDLVDKNGEVIAEAAEEVTVDLLEKVRDAGIKELKMLHTRGMDVSDALRNTLLLDKTTDMETAQIEIYRRLRPSSPPTPEIASNFFENLFRSSDYYDLSSVGRYKLNSRLNQEVDLNTRTLNNEDILLAVKELMRLKDTHGPADDIDHLGNRRVRPVGELVENQYRIGLVRMERAIKERMSLQEVATLMPHDLINPKPVAAVLKEFFGTSQLSQFMDQTNPLSEVTHKRRLSALGPGGLTRERAGFEVRDVHTSHYGRICPIETPEGPNIGLIVSLTTYAKVNDYGFIETPYRMVNNKQTTDEIYYMDAAKEAKHVVAQANAPLDDKGVFVNPRVNARLAGDVQLRSAEDVTCMDISPSQTVSISAALIPFLEHDDANRALMGSNMMRQAVPLLQAEQPLVGTGMEGPVARDSGACVLAEEDGVVHYVDSERVVINYDNGLYPQSGGAKHYEFQKWHKSNQSSCFGQRPKVQVGQRVKKGAVLADGPGIDDGELALGKNLLVAFMPWCGYNYEDSILISERMVKEDVFTSIHIEEFELVARDTKLGPEEVTRDISNVSEEMLRNLDECGIIRIGARIKPDDIMVGKITPKGETQLTPEEKLLRAIFGDKARDVKNTSLKVPPGIIGTIVDVKVFNRRSSDKDDRTKAIEDAELAAFDAKEVKHIASLTDATREKIWEAVEGAKFRKDLVGAKKTVLGKSGEVVSRESLDGVPVKKLVGVFDREYNDQIKLIVADYEQQIQFIKEIYDVKREKVTEGDDLPPGVIKMVKVYVAVKRKLSVGDKMAGRHGNKGVVSCILPQEDMPFFDDGTPMDIVLNPLGVPSRMNIGQIMETHLGMAGRKLGEQLAEQLEGSVANLRSTAKEMLGTKAMEELIDSMDDDEFVTAVKKVSRGIVAKTPVFDGASEEEIWGWLTQAGLADDGKFILYDGRTGEPFHSRVTVGVMYILKLHHLVDEKIHARSTGPYSLVTQQPLGGKAQFGGQRLGEMEVWALEAYGAAYLLQEFLTVKSDDVQGRVKMYEKIVKGDNFLEAGLPESFNVLVKELMSLGLDVTLHYEDRKRPGAPAAPAAPAAPKPLVD; this is translated from the coding sequence ATGGGTCAGCTCAGAAAAACATTCGGTAACATCGTCAACACGCTTCCCATCCCGCACCTGCTGGAACTTCAGGTCGGCTCCTACAAGCGCTTTTTGCAGCTTGACACGCCGCCCACCAGCCGAGGTGATTTCGGACTTGAAGGCGTGTTTCGGTCCGTGTTTCCCATTGAAGATTTCAACAAGACCGCTAGCCTTGATTTTGTCAAGTATGAAATCGGCGATCCAAAATACGACGTCGATGAGTGCATCTCGAAGGGACTTACCTACGAGACGCCCATCCGTATTACCGTCCGTCTCGTAGTTTTCGACGTGGATGAAGAGACAGACAATCGTACGATTCGCGATATCAAGGAACAGGACATATACTTCGGGACACTCCCGCTGATGACGGAGAAGGGAACCTACGTCATCAACGGCACCGAACGCGTTATTGTCAACCAGCTTCAGCGTTCGCCCGGTATCATCTTTGAACACGATTCCGGTAAGTCCCACTCCAGTCGCAAAGTCCTTTATTCTTCCCGTATCATTCCGATGCGCGGATCCTGGCTGGATTTCGACTTTGACCACAAGGACATTCTTTATGTCCGTATCGACCGCCGCAGGAAGATGCCCGCCACCATCCTGCTGAAGGCCATGGGCCTGTCGCGGACCGATATTCTCGACTACTTCTACGACACCGAGACTTACAACATCCTCAAGACCAAGGTTCAGAGACATGTTGTTGAAGATCAGTATCGCAAGGAAGCTGCCTTTGCCGACATCAAGATCGACGACAAGGTAGTGACCAAGAAGGGTGCTTCCATCACCAAGGGCGCATGGCGCAAACTGGTTCGCGCCGAGGTCAAGACCATCGACGTTGATCCCGAGTCCCTGCTCGGCCTGTATCTGGCCGTGGATCTCGTGGACAAGAACGGTGAAGTCATTGCCGAGGCTGCCGAGGAAGTCACAGTCGATCTGCTCGAGAAAGTGCGTGACGCAGGTATCAAGGAACTCAAGATGCTGCACACTCGCGGCATGGATGTTTCCGATGCGCTTCGCAACACGCTGCTGCTCGACAAGACCACGGACATGGAAACCGCGCAGATTGAAATCTACCGCCGTCTCCGTCCGAGCTCCCCGCCCACGCCCGAGATCGCCTCGAACTTCTTCGAGAATCTCTTCCGCAGTTCCGACTACTACGATCTCTCCAGCGTTGGACGTTACAAACTCAATTCCCGCCTGAATCAGGAAGTGGACCTCAACACCCGCACCCTGAACAACGAGGACATCCTGCTGGCCGTCAAGGAACTGATGCGCCTCAAGGATACACACGGTCCTGCTGATGATATCGATCACCTCGGCAACCGTCGTGTCCGCCCCGTGGGCGAACTGGTCGAGAACCAGTACCGCATCGGCCTTGTCCGCATGGAGCGCGCCATCAAGGAGCGCATGTCCTTGCAGGAAGTCGCAACGCTGATGCCCCATGATCTCATCAACCCCAAGCCGGTTGCCGCTGTGCTCAAGGAGTTCTTCGGAACTTCCCAGCTCAGCCAGTTCATGGACCAGACCAACCCGCTGTCCGAAGTCACTCACAAGCGTCGCCTGTCCGCACTTGGACCCGGCGGCCTGACTCGTGAGCGTGCGGGCTTCGAGGTGCGCGATGTGCACACCTCTCACTACGGTCGTATCTGCCCCATTGAGACTCCTGAAGGACCGAACATCGGTCTGATCGTCTCGCTGACCACCTATGCGAAGGTCAATGACTACGGTTTCATTGAAACTCCGTATCGCATGGTCAACAACAAGCAGACCACCGATGAAATCTACTACATGGACGCTGCCAAGGAAGCCAAGCATGTCGTGGCCCAGGCCAACGCACCCTTGGACGACAAAGGCGTGTTCGTGAATCCGCGTGTCAACGCACGTCTCGCCGGTGATGTTCAGCTGCGGTCAGCTGAAGATGTCACCTGCATGGACATCAGCCCGAGCCAGACCGTTTCGATTTCCGCCGCGCTGATTCCGTTCCTCGAACACGATGATGCCAACCGTGCACTCATGGGTTCGAACATGATGCGTCAGGCCGTTCCGCTTCTTCAGGCCGAACAGCCGCTCGTCGGAACCGGTATGGAAGGCCCTGTCGCCCGCGACTCCGGTGCCTGTGTACTGGCCGAGGAGGACGGTGTTGTCCATTACGTCGATTCGGAGCGTGTCGTCATCAACTACGATAACGGCCTGTATCCGCAATCCGGCGGTGCCAAGCACTACGAGTTCCAGAAATGGCACAAGTCCAACCAGAGCTCCTGCTTCGGTCAGAGGCCCAAGGTTCAGGTCGGACAGCGCGTCAAGAAGGGAGCTGTCCTTGCTGACGGTCCCGGTATTGATGACGGTGAACTCGCTCTCGGTAAAAACCTGCTCGTGGCATTCATGCCCTGGTGCGGTTACAACTACGAGGACTCCATCCTCATCTCCGAACGCATGGTCAAGGAAGACGTGTTCACCTCGATTCACATCGAGGAATTCGAACTGGTCGCCCGTGATACCAAGCTCGGACCTGAGGAAGTCACTCGCGATATATCAAACGTCTCCGAAGAGATGCTCAGGAACCTCGATGAATGCGGTATCATCCGCATCGGTGCCCGCATCAAGCCGGACGACATCATGGTCGGTAAGATCACGCCCAAGGGCGAGACTCAGCTGACCCCTGAAGAAAAGCTCCTTCGTGCCATCTTCGGCGACAAGGCCCGCGATGTGAAGAATACTTCACTGAAGGTGCCGCCGGGAATCATTGGTACCATCGTCGATGTCAAGGTCTTCAACCGTCGTTCTTCCGACAAGGATGATCGAACCAAGGCCATCGAAGATGCCGAGCTCGCTGCATTTGACGCCAAGGAAGTGAAACATATCGCTTCCCTGACTGATGCGACCCGTGAGAAAATCTGGGAAGCTGTCGAAGGCGCGAAGTTCCGGAAGGATCTGGTCGGAGCCAAGAAGACCGTTCTCGGCAAGTCCGGTGAAGTGGTCTCCCGTGAGTCTCTCGACGGTGTGCCCGTCAAGAAGCTTGTCGGTGTTTTCGACCGGGAATACAATGATCAGATCAAGCTGATTGTTGCTGATTACGAGCAGCAGATTCAGTTCATCAAGGAAATCTACGACGTCAAGCGCGAGAAAGTCACCGAAGGTGACGATCTGCCTCCGGGGGTCATCAAGATGGTCAAGGTCTACGTCGCCGTGAAGCGTAAGCTGAGCGTGGGTGACAAGATGGCCGGCCGTCATGGTAACAAGGGTGTTGTTTCCTGCATCCTGCCGCAAGAAGACATGCCGTTCTTCGACGACGGCACCCCCATGGACATCGTGCTGAACCCGCTGGGCGTTCCCTCCCGTATGAATATCGGGCAGATCATGGAAACCCATCTGGGTATGGCCGGACGCAAACTTGGCGAGCAGTTGGCTGAGCAGCTTGAAGGTTCCGTTGCGAACCTCCGCTCCACCGCCAAGGAAATGCTCGGCACCAAGGCCATGGAAGAGCTTATCGATTCCATGGACGACGACGAGTTCGTCACGGCCGTCAAGAAGGTTTCCCGCGGTATCGTCGCCAAGACTCCGGTCTTCGACGGTGCGAGCGAAGAGGAAATCTGGGGCTGGCTGACTCAGGCCGGACTCGCTGATGACGGCAAGTTCATCCTTTACGATGGACGAACCGGTGAACCCTTCCACAGCCGCGTTACCGTGGGTGTCATGTACATCCTCAAGCTGCACCATCTCGTTGACGAGAAGATTCACGCCCGTTCAACCGGACCGTACTCCCTCGTCACGCAGCAGCCTCTGGGCGGTAAGGCCCAGTTCGGTGGCCAGCGTCTGGGTGAAATGGAAGTCTGGGCCCTTGAGGCCTACGGCGCCGCCTATCTTCTCCAGGAATTCCTCACCGTCAAATCTGACGATGTGCAGGGCCGCGTGAAGATGTACGAGAAGATCGTCAAGGGCGACAACTTCCTGGAAGCCGGTCTGCCGGAATCCTTCAACGTTCTGGTCAAGGAACTCATGTCGCTGGGTCTGGATGTGACTCTGCATTATGAGGACCGCAAGCGCCCCGGCGCTCCGGCTGCTCCTGCTGCCCCCGCAGCACCGAAGCCGCTGGTTGACTAG
- the secE gene encoding preprotein translocase subunit SecE: protein MAKKKGKKSAEKQAVQASAGPVGKVKELITFFEESKVEIKKVVWPTRKETITTCVAVLVVSLVIALYLGIVDFALSKTVEAILS, encoded by the coding sequence ATGGCCAAAAAGAAAGGCAAGAAATCTGCTGAAAAGCAGGCTGTGCAGGCATCTGCCGGTCCGGTCGGGAAAGTCAAGGAACTGATTACGTTCTTTGAAGAGTCCAAGGTCGAGATCAAGAAGGTTGTCTGGCCGACTCGCAAGGAAACCATCACCACGTGTGTCGCCGTGCTGGTCGTCAGCCTGGTCATAGCCCTCTACCTGGGCATCGTTGACTTCGCTCTCTCCAAGACTGTCGAAGCAATTCTGTCCTAA
- the rplA gene encoding 50S ribosomal protein L1, whose translation MPKHGKNYRNAVGDRDTVVRVPVEEGVKVAVEASYAKFDETVDVAINLGVDPKYSDQMIRGAVSLPNGLGKDVRVVVFCKPEKEAEAKEAGADFAGSDELVEKIQGGWLDFDKAVATPDMMAVVGKIGRVLGPRGLMPNAKTGTVTMDVAKAVSELKAGKVEFKVDKAGILHAPIGKVSFGAEKLCENLRTLLSTVVSMKPSSAKGTYMKAVAIATTMGPGVKIDPLTVRKFLDA comes from the coding sequence ATGCCTAAGCATGGAAAAAATTACCGCAATGCCGTTGGTGACCGCGATACTGTCGTTCGTGTCCCCGTTGAAGAAGGCGTGAAGGTCGCTGTTGAAGCATCCTACGCCAAGTTTGACGAGACCGTCGACGTCGCTATCAACCTCGGTGTTGATCCCAAGTACTCCGATCAGATGATTCGCGGAGCTGTCAGCCTGCCTAACGGTCTTGGCAAAGACGTTCGCGTTGTTGTCTTCTGTAAGCCTGAAAAGGAAGCAGAAGCCAAGGAAGCCGGTGCAGATTTCGCCGGTTCCGATGAGCTGGTCGAGAAGATTCAGGGCGGTTGGCTCGATTTCGACAAGGCTGTTGCCACTCCGGACATGATGGCCGTAGTTGGTAAGATCGGCCGCGTACTCGGTCCCCGTGGCCTGATGCCCAATGCCAAGACTGGTACCGTGACCATGGATGTCGCCAAGGCTGTCTCCGAACTCAAGGCCGGTAAGGTCGAGTTCAAGGTTGACAAGGCCGGTATCCTGCACGCTCCCATCGGCAAGGTCTCCTTCGGCGCTGAGAAGCTCTGTGAAAACCTGCGGACCCTGCTGTCCACGGTTGTCAGCATGAAGCCTTCTTCCGCCAAGGGAACCTACATGAAGGCAGTGGCTATCGCCACCACCATGGGCCCCGGCGTCAAAATCGACCCCCTGACTGTCCGGAAATTCCTGGACGCCTAA
- the nusG gene encoding transcription termination/antitermination protein NusG — translation MDAIMENAAPRARWYIVHTYSGFEQRVELTINEMMRTGQDKGLIEEVVMPTEKIVEMVKGERKTSTRKFYPGYIMVKMILTDDTWHLIQSIPRVTGFVGGKNRPTPMRDSEAENILNMMESRQEKPRPKFNFDRGDEVRVIDGPFSGFNGVVEEVNYDKGKLKVSVSIFGRQTPVELDFVQVDKG, via the coding sequence ATGGATGCCATTATGGAAAACGCAGCACCCCGCGCACGCTGGTATATTGTTCATACCTACTCTGGTTTCGAACAGCGTGTCGAGCTGACGATCAACGAGATGATGCGGACAGGACAGGACAAGGGCCTCATTGAGGAAGTTGTCATGCCCACCGAGAAGATCGTGGAGATGGTCAAGGGTGAGCGCAAGACTTCCACAAGGAAGTTTTACCCCGGTTATATCATGGTCAAGATGATCTTGACTGATGATACCTGGCATCTCATTCAGTCCATCCCGCGTGTCACCGGATTTGTAGGCGGTAAAAACCGTCCTACCCCCATGCGTGACAGCGAGGCGGAGAACATCCTCAACATGATGGAAAGCCGCCAGGAAAAGCCTCGTCCCAAGTTCAATTTTGATCGAGGCGACGAGGTCAGGGTCATTGACGGCCCGTTCAGCGGTTTCAACGGTGTTGTGGAAGAAGTCAATTACGACAAGGGAAAACTCAAGGTTTCCGTCTCCATTTTCGGACGTCAGACTCCTGTCGAGCTTGATTTTGTTCAGGTGGACAAAGGGTAG
- the rpmG gene encoding 50S ribosomal protein L33 encodes MRVNIQLQCTECKRKNYATHKNKKNTTGRLEVKKYCPWDKKHTVHKESK; translated from the coding sequence ATGCGCGTCAATATTCAGCTGCAATGCACCGAGTGCAAGCGTAAGAATTACGCAACGCATAAGAATAAGAAGAATACTACTGGTCGTCTGGAAGTGAAGAAGTATTGTCCTTGGGACAAGAAGCACACTGTCCACAAAGAGTCCAAGTAG